In Panulirus ornatus isolate Po-2019 chromosome 30, ASM3632096v1, whole genome shotgun sequence, a single genomic region encodes these proteins:
- the LOC139758372 gene encoding uncharacterized protein isoform X3, with the protein MADREFEEFRQFFEQLPQHIKAPSNCYTACVEEPIVAREEVKVTAGVLAEVVSEEAEVSPSEETFVRREEVASAVSGEGRLPSGEAPCVEIKIPYLGARVPSDEARVPRAEARVPRAEGTVPRAEGTVPFLENIIPCIETTVPLQESSVSSLKEEGPCLEAGRVPGVRAKAPGKEATVPPQGGTASCRVSSVVRDSLAGYAPDDIFSAGEFGLYYLMLPGGCMTETKREFCGLASRSRRRLTVLLAANMSGSEKLPLSVIGRPSVSTSRSGVGGVRTLPTSYSTHEKARLSPKAFEDWMRRMDEVFYESHRKVAVLVDNSPAHTRLTDLRAITLVFLPRAAGRKDQPLHRGVIRHLKIYYKWWLLDKMNDSVRERRTFTFTLLDALYHLRVSWAAVKPVVVVDSFRRCGFVSPDPLEPPAFEVQEPGPPQEALERHGLSLDDFRACVSADDNLQTAAAAAAPTAPEDPPPDDDDADGDDDEVGSRSLLLLNPPSDTQVRSAFGTIQTFLLTCPEAEPMLNSLVALQVFCRRQELLRRHQAKAKGTGTRLPLL; encoded by the coding sequence TGCCTGTGTCGAGGAACCCATCGTCGCCAGGGAGGAGGTCAAAGTCACCGCTGGGGTCCTGGCCGAGGTCGTCAGCGAGGAGGCCGAGGTCAGCCCCAGCGAggagaccttcgtcaggagagaggaggtggcCAGTGCCGTCAGCGGAGAGGGGAGGCTCCCCTCGGGCGAAGCTCCTTGCGTCGAGATTAAGATCCCCTATCTCGGAGCCAGAGTCCCCTCCGACGAGGCCAGAGTCCCCCGTGCCGAGGCCAGAGTCCCCCGTGCCGAGGGCACAGTCCCCCGTGCCGAGGGAACAGTCCCTTTCCTCGAGAACATAATCCCCTGTATTGAGACGACAGTCCCCCTGCAGGAGTCCAGTGTTTCCAGCCTGAAGGAAGAAGGTCCCTGTCTCGAGGCCGGTCGAGTCCCCGGCGTGAGAGCTAAGGCCCCGGGCAAGGAGGCCACAGTTCCTCCCCAGGGAGGGACAGCATCCTGCCGGGTCTCCTCCGTCGTGCGCGACTCCCTAGCCGGGTACGCTCCCGACGACATCTTCAGCGCGGGGGAGTTTGGGCTGTACTACCTCATGTTGCCGGGGGGATGCATGACGGAGACGAAGAGGGAGTTCTGCGGCCTCGCCAGCAGGTCCAGGAGGCGCCTCACCGTTCTCCTGGCGGCCAACATGTCCGGCTCTGAGAAGTTGCCCTTGTCCGTCATCGGGCGACCGTCCGTCTCGACCTCGAGGTCCGGAGTGGGCGGCGTCCGCACCCTCCCGACGTCGTACTCGACCCACGAGAAGGCCAGGCTGTCCCCCAAGGCCTTCGAGGACTGGATGAGGCGGATGGACGAGGTCTTCTACGAGTCCCACCGCAAGGTGGCCGTGTTGGTCGACAACAGCCCGGCCCACACCCGCCTGACGGACCTCAGGGCCATCACCTTGGTGTTCCTGCCCCGCGCCGCCGGCAGGAAGGACCAGCCGTTGCACCGAGGGGTCATACGCCACCTCAAGATCTACTACAAGTGGTGGCTGCTGGACAAGATGAACGACTCCGTCAGGGAGCGTAGGACCTTCACCTTCACGTTGCTCGACGCCCTCTATCACCTGCGTGTGAGCTGGGCTGCCGTGAAGCCCGTCGTCGTCGTCGATTCATTCCGACGGTGCGGGTTCGTATCCCCGGACCCTCTCGAACCCCCAGCTTTCGAAGTACAGGAACCCGGGCCGCCCCAGGAAGCGCTAGAGCGCCATGGCCTGAGCCTGGACGACTTCAGGGCCTGCGTGTCGGCTGACGATAACCTCcagaccgctgctgctgctgctgcaccgacAGCACCAGAGGACCCACCTCCTGACGACGACGACGCCGACGGCGACGACGACGAAGTAGGGTCccggtcgctgctgctgctgaacccaCCGAGCGatacccaggtcaggtcagcctTCGGCACGATACAGACTTTCCTCCTGACGTGTCCCGAGGCCGAGCCTATGCTGAACAGCTTGGTGGCTCTGCAGGTCTTCTGCAGGAGGCAAGAGCTCCTCCGCAGGCACCAGGCGAAGGCCAAGGGCACAGGAACACGCCTGCCTCTCCTGTGA